One window of Paenibacillus albicereus genomic DNA carries:
- a CDS encoding carbohydrate ABC transporter permease, translated as MKGDKKYIVAFLAPALILISTFVYYPFLKSLYLSFYRTSGFFDKKFVGLDNYKRMFSDELLGAATLHTLEIMLYTIVFQVGIALVLAVMVDNISKGKQFFRTVFFFPIVISGAAISLLFVLIYNYQFGMLNNALSGFGIEKILWLSETGSLKAVAVPTVWHYVGFYFILFLTAMSKIPSDFYEAAKLEGISGIKKTTMLTIPLILSDIKVVLILAITGTLKVFDFVWILSRGQNGTEVLGTYMYKKALVDQNFGYGSTIAIYIVVFGLVLSLITNRLLKKEEITY; from the coding sequence ATGAAGGGTGATAAGAAGTATATCGTGGCGTTCCTGGCGCCAGCGCTGATCCTCATTTCCACATTTGTCTACTACCCGTTCCTCAAGAGCTTGTATCTGAGCTTCTACCGCACGTCCGGCTTCTTCGATAAAAAATTCGTCGGGCTCGACAACTACAAGCGGATGTTCTCGGATGAGCTGCTCGGCGCAGCGACGCTGCACACGCTGGAGATCATGCTCTACACGATCGTGTTCCAAGTCGGCATCGCCCTCGTGCTCGCCGTCATGGTCGACAACATTTCCAAAGGAAAGCAGTTCTTCCGCACCGTCTTCTTCTTCCCGATCGTCATCTCCGGCGCGGCGATTTCCCTGCTGTTCGTGCTGATCTACAACTATCAGTTCGGCATGCTGAACAATGCCCTCTCCGGGTTCGGCATCGAGAAGATCCTTTGGCTGAGCGAGACCGGCTCGCTTAAAGCCGTCGCGGTTCCGACCGTCTGGCATTACGTCGGCTTCTATTTCATCCTCTTCCTGACCGCGATGTCCAAAATTCCTTCGGACTTTTACGAAGCGGCCAAGCTCGAGGGCATCTCCGGCATCAAAAAAACGACGATGCTGACGATTCCGCTTATTTTGAGCGACATCAAGGTCGTGCTCATTCTGGCTATTACCGGCACGCTCAAGGTGTTCGACTTCGTCTGGATCCTCTCCCGCGGCCAAAACGGCACGGAGGTGCTCGGCACCTACATGTACAAAAAAGCGCTCGTGGACCAGAACTTCGGCTACGGCTCGACGATCGCCATCTACATCGTCGTGTTCGGCCTTGTCTTGTCCCTCATTACGAACCGATTGCTCAAAAAAGAAGAGATCACCTATTAA